CTCCGAGACGACACGTCAGGTAATTATGCGAATGGTCCGCGAGGTCTATTTCATGAACGCACTCGAAGATGCCGAGGTTGAGCTCATTTTGGGTGCGCTCAAGCTCATGGGATACAACGAAGGCGAGACCATCATTAAAGAGGGTTCTGAGGGCAACAGCTTTTATATCATCCTCGAGGGAGACGTTCGGGTCGTAGTCGGCAAAAAGTTTCTACGCTCTGGTAAAGAAGTTGCCCGGCTTGGTCCTGGTGATTTTTTTGGAGAGACCGCCCTGGTTTCAAATCAACCACGTAATGCCACGGTGATTTGTGACGGTACTGTTCGAGCCGTAAAACTTGAGCGTTCCGCGTTTGAAAGCTTAAAAAGTAGTAATGATAATTTCAGTAAAGCGATGGATCACATCGCAGAGCATCGTCAGCTCAAAACGAGTTAGCTCGCTTAGCCCAAAGCAACTATCACCAACAATATCTGGATTTGATTTTCGTAAGGCTGGAAAGTCAGGCTTGGTGCCGCCTCCCGGAATCGAACCGGGACGGGAGTTTAAGCCCGACGGATTTTAAGTCCGTTGTGTCTACCAGTTCCACCAAGGCGGCACGTGTAGCCTGATTTCCTGATGCTTTGTCATTTTCTCAAATTGAGAATCTCACAAGCAACCTAAATATCGTAGGATTAAAACCGCTGGATACGGTTTTACCAAATTAAATGAAAGGCTTGGAATCTGTTGACAGATTAACGGGAGCCACTTCTTCTATTGGTTGGGCCTCAACGACCTCTGGACTTGCTTCAGTACCAATTTCTACGGGTGCCGGTACGGCTGCCGCGACAGGAGTCGCTGCTGC
The DNA window shown above is from Deltaproteobacteria bacterium and carries:
- a CDS encoding cyclic nucleotide-binding domain-containing protein; its protein translation is MREVVISETTRQVIMRMVREVYFMNALEDAEVELILGALKLMGYNEGETIIKEGSEGNSFYIILEGDVRVVVGKKFLRSGKEVARLGPGDFFGETALVSNQPRNATVICDGTVRAVKLERSAFESLKSSNDNFSKAMDHIAEHRQLKTS